The DNA window TGGGCGCTGCCGTTCCCCGCGCTCGCCGCGGCGGCGGCGCTGGCGGGGCTGCTGGCCCTGCCGGTGTTCAGCGTCACCCGGCAGTGCCTGGCCGCCATGGTGCCCGCGCCGCAGCGGCGCACCGGGTTCACGATCGACTCGATGCTGGTCGAGCTGTCCTACATGACCGGTCCCGCGCTCGCCGTGGCGGGCCTGACCACGCTGGGCAGCACCGTGACGATGACGGTCATCGGGGCCGGCATGACGGTCGCGGGCCTCGGCCTGCTCGCGCTCAACCCGCCCACGCGCTCGGCGGCCGAGAAGGAGCACGAGGCGCGCGTCGGCAGAGTGGCGCGGCGCGAATGGCTCACGCCCGCCTTCGGCGGGCTGATGGCCACGGTCGCGGCGGCCACGTTCGTGCTCACCGCGACCGAGCTGTCCCTGGTCGCCACCATGACCGACGCGGGCGACACCACGTGGGTGGGCCTCGCCGTCGGCATCTGGTGCGTCTACTCGCTGGTCGGAGGCTTCGTGTACGGCGGGCTGTCGCGGGGCTTCTCGCCGTTCGCGCTGATCGCGGGCATGGGCCTGCTGACGGTGCCCGTCGGGCTGGTGGCCGGCGACTGGCGCCTGCTCGTCCTGGCACTCCTGCCGGCCGGTCTGCTGTGCGCGCCTGCGCTGTCGTCCACGGTCGACGTCGTCAGCGGCCGGGTGCCGGCGGCCGCCCGGGGCGAGGCGATGGGCCTCCACGGCACCGCGCTGCTCATCGGCGGCGCGGCCTCCGCGCCGATCGCCGGTGCGGTCATCGACGGGGTGGGGCCGTCGTGGGCGTTCGCGGTGGCCGGGCTGACCGGCGTGGCCATCGTCCTGACCGCACTGCCCCTGTGGCGCCGCCGCCGGCCCGCCCTGCTGGACCCCGCCCTGGCCCCGCTGAACCCCGTCCGGGACGCTCCGTCGGCGCCGGACGCTCCGGGTGCTCCGACACCTCCCGCTACTCCGGCTGCTCCGGGTTCCTGAGCTGGCCGGGCGCTGAGTCGAGCGCGCGGCGCCGGGCCACGGGGGCGCCGGTGCCGCGCGCTCGCATGTGACGCGGCGATGACGGCAGAGGGCCGGCCGTTCACGCCGAATTTACGAAACGGGACCGTTGCGTATCGGAATGCCTTGCGATACGTTGGCGTAGCGAAACTTAGCCGTATCGAAATTAAGGACGTTCATGGACCCGAACTCGGGGCATCCACGCCGATGGGCCATCCTCGGCGTACTGGTGTTCAGCCTGCTGGCGGTCGTGCTCGACAACACGATCCTCAACGTGGCGATGAAGACCATCTCCGATCCCACCGCCGGCCTGGGCGCGACACAGAGCGAGCTGGAATGGGCGATCAACTCCTACACGCTGGTGTTCGCCGGGTTGTTGTTCACCTTCGGCGTGATCGGTGACCGCACGGGCCGCAAGCGCATGCTGGTCGTCGGCATGGTGCTGTTCGGCCTGGCCTCGCTCGCCAGCGCCTACGCCCAGGACCCGATGCAGCTCATCCTGGCCAGGGCGGCGATGGGCATCGGCGGCGCGGCGATCATGCCCGCCACCCTGGCCATCATCTCCAACGTCTTCCCGCCCGCCGAGCGCGGCCGGGCGATCGGCGTGTGGGCGGCCGGCGTGGGCCTCGCCGTGGCGATCGGCCCCATCACGGGCGGCCTGCTGATCCAGCACTTCTGGTGGGGCTCGGTCTTCCTCGTCAACGTGCCGATCGTGGTCGTCGGGGTGATCCTCATCGCCGCGATCGTGCCCGAGTCGAAGGACCCGAAGCCGTCCAGGCTCGACCCGGTCGGCGTGATCCTGTCGATCATCGGCCTGGTCTCCCTCGTCTACGGCATCATCCGCGGCGGCTACCTCGGCACCGTGGCCAGCGCCGAGGTGCTGGTGCCCACCCTCGCCGGGGTGGCGGTGCTGGGGGTGTTCGTCTGGTGGGAGCGGCGCATCGACCACCCGGTCTTCGACGTACGCAGCTTCGCCAACCCCAAGTTCGGCTCGGCCATCGCCATGATGGGCATCGTGTTCTTCGCGATGATGGGCGGGATGTTCTTCCTGACCTTCTACCTGCAGATCGTGCTCGGTTACACGGCGCTGCAGGCGGGGGCGCTGATGATCCCGTTCGCCGCCGCGCAGCTCATCTTCGCGCCGCTCAGCCAGCGGGTGAACGAGCGTGTCGGCGCCAAGCTGGCCGCGACCGTCAGCATGATCGTGATCGCGCTGGTGCTGAGCAGCTACGCCTTCATGACCGAGAACACCCCGATCCTGCTCATCGAGGTCGTCTTCTTCGTCCAGGGCGCCGCGATGGCCAACATCATGCCGCCCGCCACGACCGCGATCATGGAGGCGCTGCCCAGGGAGAAGGCCGGCGTCGGCTCGGCCATGAGCAACACCGTCCGCCAGGTGGCCGGCGCGCTCGGCGTGGCCGTGCTCGGCTCGGTGCTGTCGTCGAGCTACCGTGGGCACATGGAGCCGGTGCTCGCCGGTCTGCCGGCCGGCGTCCAGCACGCCGCGGGCGAGTCCATCATGGCCACCATGGGCGTCGCCGAGGCGCTCGGCGAGCGTGGCCAGGCCCTGATCAAGCCGGCGTTCGCGGCGTTCATCGAGGGCATGCACGTCACGGCGCTCGTCTCGGCCGCGATCGCGCTGCTCGGCGTCGTCGTGGTGGCCCGCTGGATGCCGGGCAGGCCGAAGCCGGTCCAGCAGGCGGAACAGAAGGAACCAGCGGTAGTGTGAGGCCGCGTTGACATCCTCCCCCTCGTGAACGAGGGGGATTCCGACCGTCGCCGGTCGGTCTTCCTGCTTCATCGCCGGTCGCCCGCCCGAGAGGAGGACTCCCGTTGAGGTCTTACGCCAGCTCCACAGGCGTTTCAGCTCTCCGCCGGCCCGGCGGCGAGCAGCATGTTCTGGGCCGCGTTCACTTCGCGGTCATGGACCGCGCCACAGGCACAGACCCACTCACGGACGCTCAACGGCATCTCCTCCTGCAGCGTCCCGCAGTCCGAGCACAGCTTGGAGGAGGGAAAGAAACGGTCTGTCACCGCCAGCGTGCGGCCGTACCAGGCCGTCTTGTACTCCAGCATGCGCCGCAGCTCCCGCCAGCCGGCGTCGGAGATGGCGCGGGCGAGCGCATGGTTCTTCAGCAGGTTGCGTACGGCCAGGTCCTCCACGGCGATCACTTGATTCTCGCGTACCAGCCGTGTGGTGACCTTGTGCAGGTAGTCCCGGCGCCGGTCGGCGATCCGGGCGTGCACCTTCGCCACTTTCAGCCGGGCTTTGGCCCGGTTGTTCGATCCTTTCTGTTTGCGGGCCAGTGCCCGCTGTGCTTTGGCCAGTCTGCGCCGCTCACGACGCTCGTGACGCGGGTTGGCGATCTGCTCGCCGCACGACAGCGTGAGCAGGGCGGTGAGGCCGGCGTCCACGCCGATCGACCGCTCGACCGGCGGCAACGGCGCGATCTTCTCCTCCACCAGCAAGGACACGAACCACCGCCCGGCCGCGTCCCGGCTCACGGTGACCGTGGACGGCTCGGCTCCCTCGGGCAGCGGGCGCGACCATACGATGTTCAGCGGCGCGTTCATTTTGGCCAGGGTGAGCCGGCCGTCGCGCCAGCGGAACGCCGAGCGGGTGTACTCGGCCGACGCCCGCGACTTCTTCTTGCTCTTGAACGTCGGGTACTTGGCCCGTTTGGCGAAGAAGTTCGCGAACGCTCCCTGCAGATGCCGCAGCGTCTGCTGCAGCGGCACCGACGACACCTCGTTCAGGAACGCCAGCTCGGGTGTCTTCTTCCACGCGGTCAGCGTCGCGGACGACTCGGTGTAGGAGACGCCGCGGCCTTCCAGCTTGTGGGCGCGGGTCCGCTCTTCGAGTGCTTTGTTGTAGACCAGGCGCACACAGCCGAACGTCCGGACAAGCTGTTCGGCCTGTTCGGGGGTCGGATAAAAGCGGTACTTGTAGGCCCGCTTCACCAGCTGCGCCACCCCTCGATCCTAGGTGCGAGGTCACTCGCGCACCGGCCGATTCGGAAAGATGGCGGCGGTCAGCCTGGCGGCGTACCGCCTGCTCCTGCCCTGCTCCGCAGGAGTCCGATTCCTTCCCCGCCTGAAGGCGGGGGTCTCCTCGGAGGCATCTGATGACCATCCAGGGAACAGGGACCGCCCGGCCGGCCGGGCGCCCGCGCAGCGAGAAGGCCGAGAAGGCGATCACCGAGGCGACCCTCGACCTGATCGCCGAGGGCATGGGCGTCTCCGAGCTGTCCATCGAGGCGATCGCGTCGAGGGCGGGCGTCGGCAAGACCACGATCTACCGGCGCTGGTCCAGCAAGGAGGACCTGGTCGTCGACGCCCTGGCCACGCTCAAGGCGCCGCTGCCCCCGCTCGCCGGCGTCTCCGTGCGCGACGACCTCATCACCCTGCTCGACGCCATGCGCGTCGAGTCGGGCAACCGGCGCGGCCGGTGCGTGATGAACATCGCGATGAGCGAGGCCGACCGGCACCCGCGGCTGACGGAGCGCTTCGTCAAGCGCGCCATCGAGCCCCGGCGGCGGGCCCTCCAGGAGGTCGTCGAGCGCGGCGTCGCCTCGGGCGAGCTGCGGCCCGACCTCGACGTCACCCTGGCCATGGCCATCCTGTCCGGCACCATGATGTGGCACTCCAAGTGGGGGCCGTCCGGCGACCTGCCGGAGGACCTCGCCGAGCGAGTCGTCGACATGGCCCTGGCCGGCATGGCCCCGCCCGCCCCGTAAGAGCGCCCCGGGCGGCCCGGCCCGCCGGGTGAGAGAGTTCCGGTCCGGTCCCGCCCGCCCCGTGAGAGCGATCGGGCGGGTGGGTCACGACGAGGTGCGGCGGCGGAACAGCACGGCGGCGACGGGCAGGCTGAGTGCCACGATGCCGGCCAGCCAGGCCGCCGCCACCACCCCCGACGACCCCATCGGCACCCCGTCGAGGAGCAGCGAGCGCAGGGTCGCGACGGCGGGCGTCAGCGGCTGGTTGGCGGCGAAGTCGCGCAGCACGTCCGGCATCGTCTCCGCGGGGACGACCCCGTCCGACACGTACGGCAGGAACAGCACCACGAAGCTGAACGCCCCCGCCGCCTGCGTCGAGCGCACCAGCAGGCCCCAGACGGCCGCCAGCGACGACATCGCCAGCACGTATCCGGCCAGCAGGGCGGCCACCAGCAGCCACTCCGTGAGCGTGGCGTGCGGCCGGAACCCCAGGAGCACCGCCGACGCCAGCGCCAGGCCGCAGGCCACCACGTTGCGGAGCACTGAGGCGAGCACGTGCCCGGCGGGCACCAGCCAGCCGCCGATGGGCAGCGTGCGGAAGCGGTCCATCATGCCGCCGGTCATGTCCTCGGCGATGGTGATGGCGGTCGTGGCGGCGCCGTACCCGCCGGACATCAGCAGCACCGCCGGGACCACGAAGTCGATGTAGGCGAGGCCGCTGGAGCCGGTGCTGATCGCGCCGCCGAAGACGTAGACGAAGACCACCATGATGATCACAGGCAGGGCGATGTTCACGATCAGGCCGTCGACGACGCGCAGCTCGCGGCGCAGGTCGCGGACGACGAGGCGGTAGAGGTCAGCCGCCGGGGCTGCTCCCCGGCGCGGGTGCACGGCGCTCATGCCGCGGCCTCCGTCAGCTCGAAGAAGACGTCGTCGAGGGTGGGGGTGCGCAGCTCCACGCGCTCGACCTCGACGGCGGCGCGGTGGAGCGCGTCCAGCGCGCGCCGCAGGTCGCCGGGACCGTGCACGGCGAGCGTGATCTCCCCCCGCCCGGCCTGTTGCCCTGCCTGCTGTCCGGTCTGCTGTCCGGTTTGCGGTGTGGCCTGGTGGCCGGCCTGCTGTGTCGCCGTCTGTTGGGCGACGGGGGTGAGGCCGGCGAGGGTCGCGCGGGCCCGTGGCACGTCCTCGGGGCAGGCCAGGCTCAGCACCAGCCGCTCGGTCCCCACCTGGCGCTTCAGCTCGGCGGGGGAGCCGTCGGCCACCAGCCGCCCGCCGTGGATCACCGCGACCCGGTCCGCGAGCTGGTCGGCCTCCTCCAGATACTGCGTCGTCAGCAGGATCGTCGTGCCCGACGCGAGCAGTTCGCGGATCACCGCCCACAGCTCGGCGCGGCTGCGCGGATCGAGCCCGGTCGTGGGCTCGTCCAGGAACAGGATCCGCGGCTCGGCCACCATCCCCGCCGCCAGGTCCAGCCGCCGTCGCATGCCGCCCGAGTACGTCCCCACCCGCCGGTCCGCCGCCCCGGTCAGGTCGAAGCGCTCCAGCAGCTCGCCGGCCCGCCGCCGTGAGGCACGGCGTCCCAGGTGGTGCAGCCCGGCGAACAGCACCAGGTTCTCCCGGCCGGTCAGCAGGTCGTCCACCGTGGCCTGCTGCGCCGTCAGCCCGATCACCCGCCGCACGGCCCGACCCTCGCGTGTGACGTCGTGGCCGCCGACCGTCGCCGTGCCGCCGTCGGGGGCGAGCAGCGTGGTCAGGATGCGGACGGTGGTCGTCTTGCCCGAGCCGTTGGGGCCGAGCAGGGCCAGCAACGTGCCGGCCGGCACGGTCAGGTCGATCCCGGCGAGGACCCGGGTCTCCCCGAACGACTTCGTCAGCCCGCGGGCGTGGATGGCATCTGTTAACGGCGTACTGTGTATGACGTTCATAGTTTCACGATACTGCAGAATCCAAGGAGCAAGTCAAGGAGGGGTGAGCATGGGGGAGGAACGGCCGCTGCCGTCGGTCGTGGCGCGCATGTGGGGACGCGAGCCGGTGACCCGGCGCGGGCCGCGGCCCCGCCTGGACCTCGCGACGATCACGGCCGCCGCCGTGGAGATCGCCGACGCCGAAGGGCTCGCCGGGGTGTCGATGGCGAGCGTCGCCTCGCGGGTCGGCGTTGCGGCGACGGCGCTCTACCGGTACGTCGGCAGCAAGGAGGAACTGCTCACCGTCATGGCCGACGGCGCCGCGCCGCTGCCGCCGGAGCCGGAGGGGCGGCACTGGCGGGCCTACCTGGAGGTGTGGACCCGGGCCCAGCGCGACATCCTGCTCGGCCACCCGTGGCTGCTGGCGGTGGCCCGCCTCGCCCCGCCGCTCGGGCCGCGCCGGCTGCTGTGGCTGGACCGCGCCCTGGCCGCGCTCGGCGGCACCGGCCTCCACGACGGCGAGAAGGTCAACGTGGCCACCGCACTGACCGGCTACGCGCTCACCGACGCGGCGCTCGTCCACAGCATGGCCGGCGGCCACCCGCAGCTTGAGGAGGCCGGGATCGAGGGGGCGGCCGACTACGGCGAGATGCTGGCCGAGGTCCTCGACCCGGACGCCTATCCCGCTCTGGCCGCCGCGATGCGTTCGGGCGCCATGGGCGGCGGCGAGGGCGGCTGGGTGGAGGACGCCGACTTCGTCTTCGGCCTGAACCTGCTGCTGGACGGCGTCGAGACCCTCATCAGCCGCCGCTCCGGCACCGCCCCTTAGGCCGCGCCGCCCCGTCTACTGGCCTCACCCCACTCCCGTCGGCCACGGCCGTGAAGGGAAGCGAATCCGATCCGCCCCTGCCAAGGTGCCGGATGCTCACGTCCCGAGTGGGGGAGGGGGTGGGGTGGTGACGCCAAGGTGCCGGATGCTCACGTCCCGGGTGGGGGAGGGGGTGGGGTGGTGACGCCAAGGTGCCGGGTGCTTCCGTCCCGGGTGGGGGAGGGGGTTGACGTGGTGGGTGCCGTTCCCGGTCAAGGGTGCTGGAGGGCGGAGGTGAGGAGGGTGTCGAGTGCTCGCTGGGACGTCTGCAGGCGTTCGATGGTGTCGGCGATGCGTCGGCGTTCGCGCCGCAGGTGGCCGAGCATGCCGGGGCAGGCCGCGGCGACCATCCGCCCGCCCTCGTCGTCGTGGACGCAGCTCAGCAGCCGGGCGATGACCGCCGTGGGCAGCCCGGCGGCGAGCAGGGCCCGGATGTGCCGGACCGCGGCGACGTCCGCCTCGGCGTACTCCCGGTAGCCGTTGGGCAGCCGCACCGGCCGGAGGAGCCCCTGCTCCTCGTAGTAGCGGAGCAGCCGCTTGCTCACGCCGGTCGCGCGGGCGAGATCGCCGATCCTCATGATGCTCCTTGACCTTCACATGGATGTGACGCCTTACCGTCCCGACTGTCAGTCGTAACGCGCGGACAGGAGCGGACGATGCCAGGAGCGGTGATCATCGGGGCGGGGCCGGGGATCGGAAGGTCGGTGGCGCGGCGGTTCGCCGCCGAGGGCATGCCCGTGGGGCTGGTCTCGCGTACCGGGAGGACCTTGGACGTGGCGGGGGCGCGCGGCTACACCGCCGACTGCGCGGACGAGGACGCGCTGCGGGCCGCCCTGGACGCGGCCGGCGCCGACCTGGGCGTCCCGGACGTCGTGGTCTACAACGCGGCGATCATCCGCCCGGACACGGCGGGCGAGGCCAGGATGCGGCTCCACCTGGACGCCTGGGCGGTCAACGTGGTCGGCGCGCTCGTCGCCGCGGCGCACCTGGCGCCCGCGATGGCCGGGCGCGGCGGCGGGACGTTCATCATCACCGGCGGCATGCCGGAGCCCAAGCGGCAGTACGTGAGCCTGTCGCTCGGCAAGAGCGGCGTGCGGACGCTGGTGTCGCTGCTCGACCAGGAGTACGGCCCGTCGGGGGTGCACGTCGCCTCGGTCACCGTGGCGGGCCCGGTCGCCCCCGGCACCCCCTTCGACCCGGACGACATCGCCGAGCACTACTGGCGCCTGCACACCCAGCCCCGCGACCGGTGGCAGCACGAAGTCCTCCACGCGGGCGAGCCCGCGGACTGACCGCAGGACGACGTCCGTCGGAGGAGGCGGGCGAGCGGGCGGGCGAAGGCAGGGGGAGTCGGACAGGGGAGAGGGGGAGAGGGGGAGAGGGGGAGAGGCAACGGCGGTCGGGGACGGCCCGCGCCCGGCAGCGGCGAGGTCGGAGCCTGTGAGGGGAGGGGAGGGGAGGGCGGTGAAGGGGGCGGTCAGCAGGGGTCAGGGGGAGGCGAGGGCCAGGGGAGGCGAGGGTCAGGGGTGGCGGGGGTCAGGGGTGGTGGGGGTCAGGGTGAAGGGGGCGGTGGCGGCGGTGCGGCCGTTGAGGATGATGTCGAGCTCGCGTGGGCCCGGCGGCTCGTCCCTGGTGGTGACCGGGCGGAAGGAGTGGGCCTTGCGGACGACGAACGTGGCGCCCGGCGCGGCCGCCTCCCGCTGCCCCAGGTGGAACACGCGCCGCGAGCCGGGTCGGCGGACGGCGTATTTGAGGAGCAGCGGCCCGGCCGCGCCGGAGGTCACCGTGACGGTGAAGGCGAGTGCGCCGCCGACGGCGACCGTGTCGGCCTCCAGGGACAGTGACTCCACCTCGCCGCTGCCGGGCACGGCTCCCACCAGGGCGAGCGCCTCGGGATGGCCGGACCGCAGGAGGCCGCGCACCGCGTGCCGCAGCACCTTCTCGACGTGGGAGCCGCCGCCGGACCGCCAGCGCGCCAGCAGGGCGAGCGCCGCCTCGGGATGGTCCTTGGCGAGGTCGTTGACGTGGTTGGCGACCGAGCGGCGGACGTATGCGCTGGGGTCGTCGCGCAGGCGGTCGAGCAGGGGCAGCGTGGGGCCGGGGGTCATGAGCCAGCCCACGCGGGCGGCCCAGGGCAGGCGCGGCCGGGTGCCCTCGGACGCGAGCCGCCGCAGGTGCTCGTCCGGGGACTCCGCCCAGGCGTACATGATCTTGAGGGCGTCGTCGCGGTGGTGCTCCAGGTAGGGGCGGACGGCGAACTCGCCCGTGGCGTGGGGCGTGAGCGTGGCCAGCGTCTCCATCGCCGGCCGCAGGTGGCCGAGCCCGTGGACCGCCGTGTGCTCGGTGGCGGGCCAGCCGCTCCACAGGTCGAGCGGCACCCGCGCGGCGCTCTCGCGCACCACGGCGGCGGCCTGCGGGTAGGGCAGCGGCAGGGCCTCGTGCAGGGCGTCGGCCACGTGCCTGACGCGGCCCTTCAGCTCCAGCCCGGCGAGCCCGCCGAGGGCGCGCGCCACGAACCGCTCGCGGGGGAACGGCGGCCACGCGGCGGCCAGCCCGTCGGCCAGCGTCGAGACGGACCGGAGGCCGATCATGTCCTTCAGGGGTTGCGCCACGCGGACACTCTGCCAGCCGCCACCGACAAAAAGCGTCAGGTGACGGTGATGAGCCGGATGAGCTCCTCGCGGAAGCGGTCGTAGTCCTCGACGGCGCCGAGCAGGTCGCCGGAGTCGCGTTCCTTCTCGCGGGCCATGGCGAGGACCGCGTCCCCGGCCTCGGTGAGCTCCACCAGCATGCGGCGGCGGTCGTGCGGGTCGGCGCGCTTGACGACGTGGCCGGAGCGGCGCAGGTGCTCGATGGTGCGGCTCATGGTCTGGTCGGTGACGCGGCAGGCCGCCGCGAGCTCGCGCTGCGTGCGCGGCCCCGGGGTGAGGTGGTGCAGGGCGATCAGCCCGGCGTGGGAGAGCTGGTGGGCGGCGAGGAAGTCGTGGAAGCGCCGCTCGACCAGCCGCGCCGCCACCGACAGCAGCCGGCCCACGGGCCATGAGCTGACGTCGTCGCGCATGTCCTGCGGGTCGCCGGGGGCGGGTCGTTCCTGCGCCACCCGCTCATTGTTCCAGACGGGCCGGCTCCCGTGACCGTCCGAGCCGGGCCGCCCGCAGGCCGAGCCACAGCAGCACCGCCAGCACGCCCACGAGCAGGTACTCGATCGCCGGGATGCGCACCACGGCCGACACCCCGCCGAGGTCCCCGCGCAGGCCGTACACGACGAGGGCGCCGGCCGCGTACGCGATCCCGAGCGCCCAGCGCGTGCCCCGCCCGAGCCCGAGCCCGTGCATCTGGGTGACGACGAACACGCCCAGGAAGCCGAACAGGAACATCGGCCAGCTCCCGTCCGGGCCGCTGTTCATGAGGGCCACGAGCGTGCCGTGGGCCGCCACGGCCAGCTCCAGCGTGAGGGTCCACCAGCGGTTGGTGTGCGCCCGGGTGAGGAAGAGGCTGCCCTGCAGGAGCAGCAGGAACATGTAGAGGAACCCGACGAGGTGGCCGCCGGTGTTCTCCATCGGGTGGTACCAGAACGTGTAGACCGCCGCCCAGCTGAACAGGTAGCCGTGGTAGCGGCGGGCGAAGGCGACGATCTCCTGCCCGATCGGCGCCGGCCGGCCGAGGAACAGGCCGCGCCGCCGGTTCTCCATGAGCAGCACCGCCACCAGCAGCAGGATCACCGAGCCCTGCGAGCTGAAGATCGACACGTCCTGGGCGAGGCCGTCGTAGAAGAGCTGGGTCTGGAGCAGGTGGAGGACGACGAAGCCGGTGTTCACGGCCAGCGCGGTGACGTTGAGGCGGTGCAGGCCGGAGGTGTAGCGGCGGACGCGGGTCTGGGCGCGGTGGATCAGCCACCAGAACGCGACCTGGTGGGCGGCGTAGCACAGCCAGGCCGAGGCGCGGGTCCAGGCGGTGGGCTCGGGCAGCTTCCAGTAGTACCAGGAGGCGCCCTGGTCGGGGAGCAGGGTGATGCCCTGCAGCCGCTGCCCGAGCAGCCACACCAGCCCGGTGAGCGCGGCGCCGGCGGCCACACCGACGGTCAGCACCCGCCCGGCCCGCACATCCTTCAGCATGCTGAACATTATGCGAGTCGTTCAGCGCGCTGAACAGACTCAGGCGGTGGTCTCCCTCCACCGGTTGGTGATCGGCAGACGGCGGTCCCGGCCGAAGTTCTTCGGCGTGATCTTCGGGCCCGGCGGGTACTGGCGGCGCTTGTACTCGGCGAGGTCCACCAGCCGGATCACCCGCGTCACCAGCTCGGGGTCGTGCCCGGCGGCGATGAGCTCCTGCGAGCCCATGTCCTTCTCGACGTAGTCGTCGAGCAGCCGGTCCAGCACCTCGTAAGGAGGCAGCGAGTCGGTGTCGCGCTGGTCCGGCCGCAGCTCCGCGCTCGGCTCCTTGACGATCGAGTTCTCCGGGATCGGCCGCTCGGCCTCCAGCAGGAAGCCCGGGCGGGTGTGGGCGTTGCGCCAGCGGGACAGCTCCCACACCATCGTCTTCGGGACGTCCTTGATCGGCGCGAAGCCGCCGGCCGAGTCGCCGTAGAGGGTGGAGTAGCCGGTCGCGAGCTCGCTCTTGTTGCCGGTGGTGAGCACCAGGTGGCCGTTCTGGTTGGACAGCCCCATGAGGATCATGCCGCGCACCCGGGCCTGGAGGTTCTCGGCGGCCAGGCCGGACAGCTCGACCTCCTTCTCGAACGCGGTCACGATGTCGGCGATCGGCGCGATCCGCGCGTGCAGGCCCTGCCGCCGCACCAGCTCCTCGGCGTCCGTCACCGAGTGGTCGGAGGAGTAGCGGGAGGGCATGAGCACCACGTTGACCCGGTCGGGGCCGATGGCGTCGGCGGCGATCGTGGCGGTCAGCGCCGAGTCGATGCCGCCGGACAGGCCGAGGATGACCGAGCGGAAGCCGTTCTTGGCGACGTAGTCGCGCACCGCGAGCACCAGTGCCGAGTAGACCTCGGCGTGCGGGTCCAGCCGGTCGGCGACGGGCGCGGGCTCGGCCGGGCGGGGCGCGGCGGGCTCGGCCGACAGCACCAGGCGCTCGACGGTGATCGTGGTGCCGTCGCCCGCGTCGTACGGGAACGAGCCCGTCGCGGCGTCCGAGACCGGCAGGTCCTCCAGGTCCACCACCAGCAGCTCCTCGCGGAACTGCCCGGCCCGCGCCACCAGGGCGCCCGTGGCGTCCACGACCAGCGAGTCGCCGTCGAAGACCAGCTCGTCCTGCCCGCCGACCTGGTTGGCGTAGGCCAGCGCGCAGCCGGCCTCGCGGGCCCGCCGCGCGCACAGCTCCAGGCGGACGTCGTCCTTCTCCTTCTCGTACGGAGAGGCGTTCGGCACCACCAGCAGCCCCGCTCCGGCCTGCCCGACGACGGACACCGGGCCGCCGTCCTGCCAGAGGTCCTCGCAGACGGCGACGGCGACGTCCACGCCGTGCAGCCGGAAGATCGGCAGCCGGTCGCCGCGCACGAAGTAGCGGTATTCGTCGAACACCCCGTAGTTGGGCAGGTGGTGCTTGGCCGTGCGGGCGACGACCTCGCCCCGGTGGAGGATCGCGGCGGCGTCCAGGGGGGCGCCCTTCGGCTGGCCGACGCGGGGGGCGAGGCCGGCGCGGTCGACGTAGCCGGCCACCACGGGCAGCTCGCCGAGGCCCTCCTCCCGCAGCCTGCGCGCCACCTGCTCCAGGGTGCGGATGCTGGCGTCCACGAAGGACGTCCGCAGCACCAGGTCCTCGACGGGGTAGCCGGTGAGGAACATCTCGGTGAAGACGACGAGGTCAGCGCCGCGCTCGGCGGCGTCACGGGTCCACTGGACCAGCCGGTCCGCGTTGGCGCTCAGGTCGCCTACGGTCGGGTTCGTCTGTGCCAGGGCGATGCGCAGGTGTGCCACGCGGACCAGCCTAGTACGCCCCGATTTTTATCGTCAAAGAGACGAAAAGTGGGCCTTCTCGCCAGGAGTCACCAGACCGGACTCGTACGCCGTCATGACGAGCTGCGCCCGGTCGAACAGCCCCAGGTGCTCCAGCAGCGACTTGACCATCGCCCCGACCTCCTCCTCCGGCAGCGACAGCGTCTGGCCGATCTGCCGGTTCGTCAGCCCGCGCGCGACGAGTTTCAGCACGTCGAGCCGGGCGTCGGAGAGCCCGGCCAGCGCCGGGGGAGAGGACGGGTCGGTGCGCCCGGCGAACGCCGAGATCAGCCGGGTGGTCATCGCCGGGTCGATGAGCGCGTCCCCGGCCGCCGCCGCCCTGATCGCCGCGAGGAACTGCTCGGGGGCCGCGGTCTTCAGCAGGAAGCCGCTCACGCCCGCGCGCAGCGCCGCGTACAGGTTCTCGTCGCTGCCGAACGTGGTCATCATGACGACCTTGGGCGGGTCGTCGCCGGCCAGGATCCTGCGGGCCGCGGCCAGGCCGTC is part of the Nonomuraea coxensis DSM 45129 genome and encodes:
- a CDS encoding SDR family NAD(P)-dependent oxidoreductase; translation: MPGAVIIGAGPGIGRSVARRFAAEGMPVGLVSRTGRTLDVAGARGYTADCADEDALRAALDAAGADLGVPDVVVYNAAIIRPDTAGEARMRLHLDAWAVNVVGALVAAAHLAPAMAGRGGGTFIITGGMPEPKRQYVSLSLGKSGVRTLVSLLDQEYGPSGVHVASVTVAGPVAPGTPFDPDDIAEHYWRLHTQPRDRWQHEVLHAGEPAD
- a CDS encoding TetR/AcrR family transcriptional regulator, with protein sequence MGEERPLPSVVARMWGREPVTRRGPRPRLDLATITAAAVEIADAEGLAGVSMASVASRVGVAATALYRYVGSKEELLTVMADGAAPLPPEPEGRHWRAYLEVWTRAQRDILLGHPWLLAVARLAPPLGPRRLLWLDRALAALGGTGLHDGEKVNVATALTGYALTDAALVHSMAGGHPQLEEAGIEGAADYGEMLAEVLDPDAYPALAAAMRSGAMGGGEGGWVEDADFVFGLNLLLDGVETLISRRSGTAP
- a CDS encoding DNA alkylation repair protein, with protein sequence MAQPLKDMIGLRSVSTLADGLAAAWPPFPRERFVARALGGLAGLELKGRVRHVADALHEALPLPYPQAAAVVRESAARVPLDLWSGWPATEHTAVHGLGHLRPAMETLATLTPHATGEFAVRPYLEHHRDDALKIMYAWAESPDEHLRRLASEGTRPRLPWAARVGWLMTPGPTLPLLDRLRDDPSAYVRRSVANHVNDLAKDHPEAALALLARWRSGGGSHVEKVLRHAVRGLLRSGHPEALALVGAVPGSGEVESLSLEADTVAVGGALAFTVTVTSGAAGPLLLKYAVRRPGSRRVFHLGQREAAAPGATFVVRKAHSFRPVTTRDEPPGPRELDIILNGRTAATAPFTLTPTTPDPRHP
- a CDS encoding MerR family transcriptional regulator, with product MRIGDLARATGVSKRLLRYYEEQGLLRPVRLPNGYREYAEADVAAVRHIRALLAAGLPTAVIARLLSCVHDDEGGRMVAAACPGMLGHLRRERRRIADTIERLQTSQRALDTLLTSALQHP
- a CDS encoding NAD+ synthase yields the protein MAHLRIALAQTNPTVGDLSANADRLVQWTRDAAERGADLVVFTEMFLTGYPVEDLVLRTSFVDASIRTLEQVARRLREEGLGELPVVAGYVDRAGLAPRVGQPKGAPLDAAAILHRGEVVARTAKHHLPNYGVFDEYRYFVRGDRLPIFRLHGVDVAVAVCEDLWQDGGPVSVVGQAGAGLLVVPNASPYEKEKDDVRLELCARRAREAGCALAYANQVGGQDELVFDGDSLVVDATGALVARAGQFREELLVVDLEDLPVSDAATGSFPYDAGDGTTITVERLVLSAEPAAPRPAEPAPVADRLDPHAEVYSALVLAVRDYVAKNGFRSVILGLSGGIDSALTATIAADAIGPDRVNVVLMPSRYSSDHSVTDAEELVRRQGLHARIAPIADIVTAFEKEVELSGLAAENLQARVRGMILMGLSNQNGHLVLTTGNKSELATGYSTLYGDSAGGFAPIKDVPKTMVWELSRWRNAHTRPGFLLEAERPIPENSIVKEPSAELRPDQRDTDSLPPYEVLDRLLDDYVEKDMGSQELIAAGHDPELVTRVIRLVDLAEYKRRQYPPGPKITPKNFGRDRRLPITNRWRETTA
- a CDS encoding MarR family winged helix-turn-helix transcriptional regulator, which translates into the protein MAQERPAPGDPQDMRDDVSSWPVGRLLSVAARLVERRFHDFLAAHQLSHAGLIALHHLTPGPRTQRELAAACRVTDQTMSRTIEHLRRSGHVVKRADPHDRRRMLVELTEAGDAVLAMAREKERDSGDLLGAVEDYDRFREELIRLITVT